A window of Sutcliffiella cohnii contains these coding sequences:
- a CDS encoding tRNA threonylcarbamoyladenosine dehydratase, translating into MLHQFSRNELAIGKEGVEILKNSTVAVLGIGGVGSFSAEALARSGVGRLILVDKDDVDITNVNRQVIALLSTVGQPKADLMKARIADINPECEVISLKMFYTEETYEDFFNYKPDFVIDASDTISYKIHLMKECLKRKIPIISSMGAANKMDPTRFQVADISKTHTDPIAKVIRVRLRKEGIKKGIKVVFSDEKPIVTREDINETVGKKDAPIRKAKMPPSSNAFVPSVAGLIMAGHVVTELLSDVKIHRVGEQ; encoded by the coding sequence ATGTTACATCAGTTTTCTCGTAATGAATTAGCAATAGGTAAAGAAGGAGTAGAAATATTAAAAAACAGTACAGTTGCTGTTTTAGGTATCGGCGGAGTTGGGTCATTCTCTGCTGAAGCACTAGCACGTTCCGGTGTTGGCCGTTTAATATTAGTAGATAAGGACGATGTCGATATTACAAATGTCAATCGTCAAGTTATTGCTTTATTGTCAACAGTTGGACAGCCGAAAGCTGATTTAATGAAGGCGCGTATTGCAGATATAAACCCAGAATGTGAAGTTATTTCGTTAAAAATGTTCTACACAGAGGAAACGTATGAAGACTTTTTTAACTATAAACCTGATTTTGTTATTGATGCATCAGACACTATTTCGTACAAAATTCATTTAATGAAAGAGTGTTTGAAACGAAAGATCCCGATTATTTCTAGTATGGGAGCTGCCAATAAGATGGATCCTACTCGTTTCCAAGTTGCAGATATTTCAAAAACGCATACAGATCCAATTGCTAAGGTTATTCGTGTGCGTCTTCGAAAAGAAGGAATTAAAAAAGGAATTAAAGTAGTGTTTTCCGATGAGAAGCCAATTGTTACCCGTGAAGATATAAATGAAACAGTTGGAAAGAAGGATGCACCAATTCGTAAAGCAAAAATGCCACCGTCCTCGAACGCATTTGTTCCGTCCGTTGCAGGACTTATTATGGCAGGACATGTTGTAACTGAATTACTTTCAGACGTGAAAATTCATCGTGTAGGCGAGCAATAA
- a CDS encoding RsfA family transcriptional regulator translates to MKVRQDAWSHEEDLLLAETVLRYIRDGGTQLGAFEEVGDKLNRTSAACGFRWNAEVRKKYEHAVAVAKKQRKEKKRALDKMKKSQQSTDANSMEVELIPAVNNAIKRPKKEEPLLTIELSEEVAPVKYSAVTNQLTLDDCIQFLQTYQKESSYQDTMQLENERLKRENQALQQKNMELQQQLEKLEKQQDVIQEDYQMLVKIMERARKLTVLEDEVM, encoded by the coding sequence ATGAAAGTACGTCAAGACGCATGGTCTCATGAAGAAGATTTGTTATTAGCAGAAACAGTATTACGATATATACGTGACGGTGGTACACAATTAGGTGCCTTTGAAGAAGTAGGAGATAAATTAAACAGAACATCTGCTGCTTGTGGTTTTCGTTGGAATGCAGAAGTTCGTAAAAAATATGAACACGCTGTTGCAGTTGCCAAAAAACAACGAAAAGAAAAGAAGCGTGCGTTAGATAAAATGAAAAAATCTCAGCAATCAACTGACGCCAATTCTATGGAAGTGGAATTAATTCCTGCAGTTAATAATGCTATAAAGAGGCCGAAAAAAGAAGAACCGCTTTTAACGATTGAATTGTCAGAAGAAGTGGCTCCAGTTAAATATAGCGCCGTTACTAACCAACTAACTTTAGACGACTGTATACAATTTTTACAAACCTATCAAAAAGAGTCTTCGTATCAAGATACGATGCAATTAGAAAATGAAAGATTAAAGAGAGAAAATCAAGCATTACAACAAAAAAATATGGAGTTACAGCAACAGCTAGAAAAACTAGAAAAACAGCAAGATGTCATACAAGAAGATTATCAAATGTTAGTAAAAATAATGGAACGAGCTAGAAAACTAACAGTATTAGAAGACGAAGTAATGTAA